Proteins encoded by one window of Bos javanicus breed banteng chromosome 22, ARS-OSU_banteng_1.0, whole genome shotgun sequence:
- the CHST13 gene encoding carbohydrate sulfotransferase 13 has translation MASPCWRRRALAAACLGSVLLLLGAALRALRPAFESNAVGTSWLGGKRRSPLQTLYDLDQGPRSALAEVHRQRRELLHRACSRHTRRQRLLRPEDLRHVLVDDARGLLYCYVPKVACTNWKRVLLALNGRGSGDPRAIPAPDAHAPGRLPSLADFSPAEVNRRLRTYLAFLFVREPFERLASAYRNKLQRPWGAAFQRRFGTDIVRRLRPHPSPDALARGHDVRFAEFLAYLLDPRTRREGPLNEHWERAHALCHPCRLRYDVVGKFETLAEDAAFVLGLAGAPGLRFPEPPPGARAAARDRAERLFRDISPFYQRRLFGLYKMDFLLFNYSVPSYLRLR, from the exons ATGGCGAGCCCCTGCTGGCGGCGGCGCGCGCTGGCGGCCGCGTGTCTGGGTTCCGTGCTCCTGCTCTTGGGCGCCGCGCTCCGCGCCCTGCGCCCGG CGTTCGAGAGCAACGCTGTGGGCACAAGCTGGCTTGGCGGGAAGAGGAGAAGCCCCTTGCAGACGCTCTACGACCTGGACCAG GGCCCGCGCTCCGCCCTGGCCGAGGTGCATCGGCAGCGGCGAGAGCTGCTGCACCGCGCCTGCAGCCGCCACACCCGGCGGCAGCGCCTGCTGCGGCCCGAGGACCTGCGGCACGTGCTGGTGGACGACGCGCGCGGCCTGCTCTACTGCTACGTGCCCAAGGTGGCCTGCACCAACTGGAAGCGCGTGCTGCTGGCGCTGAACGGCCGCGGCTCCGGCGACCCGCGCGCCATCCCCGCGCCCGACGCGCACGCGCCCGGCCGCCTGCCCTCGCTGGCCGACTTCAGCCCGGCCGAGGTCAACCGGCGTCTGCGCACCTACCTGGCCTTCCTCTTCGTGCGCGAGCCCTTCGAGCGCCTGGCCTCGGCCTACCGCAACAAGCTGCAGCGGCCCTGGGGCGCCGCCTTCCAGCGCCGCTTCGGCACCGACATCGTGCGGCGCCTGCGGCCGCACCCAAGCCCAGACGCGCTGGCCCGCGGCCACGACGTGCGCTTCGCCGAGTTCCTGGCCTACCTCCTGGACCCGCGCACGCGCCGCGAAGGACCCCTCAACGAGCACTGGGAGCGCGCCCACGCGCTCTGCCACCCGTGCCGCCTGCGCTACGACGTGGTGGGCAAGTTCGAGACGCTGGCTGAGGACGCGGCCTTCGTGCTGGGCCTCGCGGGCGCGCCCGGCCTGCGCTTCCCGGAGCCACCGCCGGGGGCCCGGGCCGCCGCCCGCGACCGGGCCGAGCGCCTCTTCCGCGACATCAGCCCCTTCTACCAGCGGCGCCTCTTCGGCCTCTACAAGATGGACTTCCTGCTCTTCAACTACTCCGTCCCCTCCTACCTGCGGCTGCGCTAG